From one Suricata suricatta isolate VVHF042 chromosome 8, meerkat_22Aug2017_6uvM2_HiC, whole genome shotgun sequence genomic stretch:
- the LOC115298263 gene encoding LOW QUALITY PROTEIN: phosphorylated adapter RNA export protein-like (The sequence of the model RefSeq protein was modified relative to this genomic sequence to represent the inferred CDS: inserted 2 bases in 1 codon; substituted 1 base at 1 genomic stop codon), producing the protein MEDGQLSDSDSDMTVAPSDRPLQVPKTLGGDSIVRPFQDTETPCAPASHYRTVKSVDSSEENFSDSDDDSSLWKRKRQKCFNPPPKPEPFQFGQSSQKPPFPGGKKANNIWGAVLQEQNQDAVATELGILGLEGTIDKSRQSETYNYLLAKKLQRESQEHTKELDKELDEYMHGGKKMGSKEEENGXKRKRPVRDRLGDRLEMNYKGRYEITEEDSQEKVADEISFRLQEPKKDLIARVVRIIGNKKAIKLLMETAEAEQNGGLFIMNGSXRRTPGGVFLNLLKNTPSISEEQIKDIFYLENQKEYENKKAARKRRTQVLGKKMKQAIKNINFQEDDDTSRETSTSDTNEALASLDEPQEGHGEPKLDAEEAIEVDHAHDLDIF; encoded by the exons ATGGAAGATGGGCAGCTTTCCGACTCAGATTCCGACATGACGGTCGCACCCAGCGACAGGCCACTGCAGGTGCCGAAAACGCTGGGTGGGGACAGCATAGTGAGGCCCTTCCAGGATACTGAAACACCGTGTGCACCAGCGTCACATTATCGGACTGTTAAAAGTGTGGATTCCAGTGAGGAGAATTTTTCTGATTCAGATGATGATAGCTCCCTTTGGAAACGCAAGCGACAGAAATGTTTTAATCCTCCTCCCAAGCCAGAGCCTTTTCAGTTTGGCCAGAGCAGCCAGAAACCACCTTTTCCTGGAGGAAAGAAGGCTAACAACATATGGGGTGCTGTGCTCCAGGAACAGAATCAAGATGCAGTGGCCACTGAACTTGGGATCTTGGGACTGGAGGGCACTATTGACAAAAGCAGACAGTCCGAGACTTACAATTATTTGCTTGCTAAGAAACTTCAGAGGGAATCTCAAGAGCATACGAAAGAATTAGACAAAGAGCTAGATGAATATATGCACGGTGGCAAAAAAATGGGatcaaaggaagaggaaaatgg CAAACGAAAACGACCTGTCAGAGACAGGCTAGGGGACAGACTAGAAATGAACTACAAAGGCCGGTATGAGATCACAGAGGAAGATTCGCAAGAGAAAGTGGCTGATGAAATTTCTTTCAGGTTGCAGGAACCAAAGAAAGATCTGATAGCACGAGTAGTGAGGATAATTGGGAACAAAAAGGCAATCAAACTTCTGATGGAAACGGCTGAAGCTGAACAAAATGGCGGCCTCTTTATAATGAATGGTAGTTGAAGAAGAACACCAGGTGGAGTCTTCCTGAATCTCTTGAAAAATACTCCCAGTATCAGCGAGGAGCAAATTAAGGACATTTTCTACctagaaaatcaaaaggaatatgaaaataaaaaggctgCTAGGAAGAGGAGAACGCAAGTGTTGGGGAAAAAGATGaaacaagctattaaaaatataaattttcaagaAGATGATGATACATCACGAGAAACTTCCACAAGTGACACAAACGAGGCGCTGGCCTCTCTCGACGAGCCGCAGGAAGGCCACGGGGAGCCCAAGCTGGACGCAGAGGAGGCCATCGAGGTTGATCATGCTCACGATCTGGACATCTTTTAG